GATAGCCTCCTTGCTCGGGAAGTAGTGGTAGAGGTGCCCGGGGCTGACGCCCGCCTCGGCGCAGATGCTCGCGATGGAGGCCTGCACCCCCTCGGCGGCGAAGCGGCGCAGGGCGGCGCCGAGGAGCTCGCGACGCTTCTTCTCGTGCTGGTCGGGGTTGACAGTGCGCATGCGGCGATTCATTGATAGAGCGTTCGCTCTAACATTGAGGGGGTCGAACGATGCCCATGATACCGCGCACGCATCTCGGCAAGAACGGCCCGCTCGTCGGCGCGCTGGGCCTCGGCTGCGGCGGGATGTCGCCCGGCCGCGGCGCCGACAGCGACGCCGAGAGCATCGCCACGATCCAGGCGGCGCTCGACGCCGGGATGAACCTCCTCGACACCGCCGATTTCTACGGCATGGGGCATAACGAGGCGCTCATCGGACGCGCCATCGAAGGCCGGCGCGACCGGGCCTTCGTGAGCGTGAAGTTCGGCATGCTGCGCACCCCGGGCGGGAAGTTCCTTGGGATGGACGGCCGCCCGGCCACGGTGAAGACGTTCGCGGCCTACTCGCTCCAGCGCCTCGGCGTCGACGAGATCGACCTCTACCAGCCCGGGCGACCCGATCCCGACGTGCCCTTCGAGGAGACGATCGGCGCCATCGCCGACCTCGTGCGCGAGGGCAAGGTCCGTCACGTGGGCGTGTCCGAGGTCGGCGCGGAGCTCCTGCGCCGCGCGCACGCCGTGCACCCCATCGCCGCGCTCGAGATCGAGTACTCGCTCGCGTGCCGCTTCATCGAAGCGGAGATCTTGCCGACCGCGCGCGAGCTCGGGATCGGCGTCGTCGCCTACCGCGTGCTCGCCGACGGGCTGCTCAGCGGCGCGACGGCGCCGAGCCCTGGCGCGCACTTCGTGGCGCCGCGGATGGAAGGACACGCGCTGGAGCAGAATGTCCGCACGGCTCGCCCGCTCGTCGAGCTGGCCGCCCGGAAGCGCTGCACGCCAGCCCAGCTGGCCATCGCGTGGCTGCGCGCGCGCGGCGACGACATCGTGCCGCTCGTCGGCGTCCGCCGGCGCGCGCGGCTCGACGAGAACCTCTCGGCGCTCGACGTGCGCGTCTCCCCGGACGAGCTCGCGCAGCTCGACGCCGCGTTCGCGCCGGGCGCGATCGTCGGCGATCGGTATCCCTCGTTCGTCATGACGTACGCGGCGCGCTGAGCGACCCGGGTCGCGACCACACGCTCCCGTCACCGCCCGCCAACCGCCATGGGCGTGGATCACCCGCCCTGCTTGCCG
The DNA window shown above is from Sorangium aterium and carries:
- a CDS encoding aldo/keto reductase; amino-acid sequence: MIPRTHLGKNGPLVGALGLGCGGMSPGRGADSDAESIATIQAALDAGMNLLDTADFYGMGHNEALIGRAIEGRRDRAFVSVKFGMLRTPGGKFLGMDGRPATVKTFAAYSLQRLGVDEIDLYQPGRPDPDVPFEETIGAIADLVREGKVRHVGVSEVGAELLRRAHAVHPIAALEIEYSLACRFIEAEILPTARELGIGVVAYRVLADGLLSGATAPSPGAHFVAPRMEGHALEQNVRTARPLVELAARKRCTPAQLAIAWLRARGDDIVPLVGVRRRARLDENLSALDVRVSPDELAQLDAAFAPGAIVGDRYPSFVMTYAAR